A window of Pseudodesulfovibrio sp. JC047 contains these coding sequences:
- a CDS encoding FAD-binding and (Fe-S)-binding domain-containing protein: MLTLIHEMQSILSKECVHDNPALVDTYAVDASFYKPKAKLVVDAHSVNEVSQILDVCTRHDIGVTFRGSGTAVSGQTCGEGVIVRLHGSAWDAIRVLDEGKQFWAGCGVIGSDVNVALAPFKQKMGADPASIASATMGGIIADNSAGMCCMVEQNSYHAIKGIRMVLADGTYLDTTDEMSCAAFRKSHAKTLEKLGAMRTKILAEPEVVARIKRKYSIKNTIGYMVNSFVDHEDPMDILLHLMVGSEGTLGFIHEVLMDTIPTPPVRATGLMFFPSLKDATDAVIELKGSCNAEAAEVMDCISLRALQDVKDAPSILKELPDGACAVLIETKAWDTDGLEKNTSEILKALGHYPALIPHAFTSEDAECERLWNVRRGLFSAIASYREPDEYVLTEDINIPVPELADGCDAFQELFDRYGYNAGIMGHAFHGNLHFSIPVKIADEEAVKRLDNFMIDLVDLITKRFDGSLKAEHGTGRAMAPFVRNEWGDFLFEIMCDIKKLFDPKGILNPGVLINEDKQAYLEGLKNPVATHPSVDMCVECGFCELACPSRKIALSPRQRITLARSIAKLRMEGDTQKADEWETIFHKYGADLCATDGLCQLRCPLGADVATMVRDYRGRNASGKVIRLADYVSHHFGGVLKTATMALNGMSLAQRIIGDKALGKMATSARSLSGNKLPQWNPAMPKGGSKAPVQTRPDANKDCVVYFPSCAVRSMGPSKGDDSEPLMDVTVKLLKRAGYQVIFPQNMSKLCCGKAMETKGLAEQADAMSAELNVALLEASQNGKFMVLCDTSPCLARMKKTLDTRMTLMDPIEFAMKNVVNRLHVTKLPRTVALHPTCTTRSMGLADMFTELASKCAEKVIVPKGINCCGFAGDKGFHNPELNAAALSGLREQIVECDEGYSVSRTCEIGLTLHGGKNYRNILYLVEEATR; the protein is encoded by the coding sequence TTGCTTACTCTTATACATGAAATGCAGAGTATTTTGTCCAAAGAATGTGTTCACGATAATCCCGCGTTGGTCGATACATACGCCGTTGACGCAAGTTTTTACAAACCCAAGGCCAAGTTGGTTGTTGACGCACATTCTGTGAATGAAGTGTCACAGATTCTGGATGTGTGTACCCGGCATGATATTGGGGTGACGTTCCGAGGTTCAGGGACTGCCGTGAGCGGACAGACCTGTGGAGAGGGCGTCATTGTCCGGCTGCATGGATCGGCATGGGATGCCATTCGGGTGTTGGATGAGGGCAAACAATTCTGGGCTGGATGTGGTGTCATCGGTAGTGATGTCAATGTGGCACTGGCTCCGTTCAAACAGAAAATGGGTGCGGACCCCGCGTCCATTGCTTCTGCGACCATGGGCGGTATCATTGCCGATAACTCTGCCGGTATGTGTTGCATGGTCGAACAGAACAGCTATCACGCCATCAAGGGAATTCGGATGGTGTTGGCCGACGGCACCTATCTGGATACCACGGACGAGATGAGTTGTGCCGCCTTTCGGAAGAGTCATGCAAAAACGCTCGAAAAGCTCGGAGCGATGCGCACGAAGATTCTGGCAGAACCCGAGGTGGTCGCCCGGATCAAACGGAAGTATTCCATCAAGAATACCATCGGATACATGGTGAATTCCTTTGTGGACCATGAAGATCCCATGGATATTCTGTTGCATCTCATGGTTGGCTCGGAAGGAACCCTCGGGTTCATTCATGAAGTGCTCATGGACACGATTCCAACTCCACCCGTGCGGGCGACCGGCCTGATGTTTTTTCCCAGTTTGAAAGATGCGACGGACGCGGTCATCGAGTTGAAGGGAAGCTGCAACGCCGAGGCCGCTGAAGTCATGGATTGCATTTCCCTGCGAGCCTTGCAGGACGTCAAGGATGCCCCGTCAATCTTGAAGGAACTTCCTGACGGTGCCTGTGCGGTTCTCATTGAAACAAAAGCATGGGATACTGATGGGTTGGAGAAAAATACCAGTGAGATTCTGAAGGCGTTGGGCCATTATCCGGCACTTATTCCCCATGCTTTTACCTCTGAAGACGCGGAATGCGAACGGTTGTGGAACGTCAGGCGTGGATTGTTTTCCGCCATTGCCAGTTATCGTGAGCCGGACGAGTATGTTTTGACAGAGGATATCAATATCCCAGTGCCAGAATTGGCCGATGGGTGTGATGCCTTCCAGGAGTTGTTTGATCGATATGGCTACAATGCTGGAATCATGGGGCACGCATTCCATGGGAATTTGCATTTTTCCATCCCGGTGAAAATCGCGGATGAGGAAGCGGTCAAGCGGCTCGATAATTTCATGATCGATCTGGTTGATCTTATTACCAAACGGTTCGACGGGTCGCTCAAGGCGGAACACGGAACCGGTCGGGCCATGGCTCCATTTGTCCGCAATGAGTGGGGCGATTTCCTGTTCGAGATCATGTGTGACATCAAGAAGCTGTTTGACCCCAAGGGAATTTTGAATCCCGGAGTGCTGATCAATGAGGATAAGCAAGCGTATCTTGAAGGACTGAAAAATCCCGTGGCCACCCATCCGAGTGTGGATATGTGTGTTGAATGCGGTTTTTGCGAATTGGCGTGTCCGTCTCGAAAGATCGCTCTCAGTCCGCGTCAACGGATCACGTTGGCCCGGTCCATCGCCAAATTGCGGATGGAAGGGGACACGCAGAAGGCCGATGAGTGGGAGACTATTTTCCATAAATACGGGGCTGATTTGTGCGCTACTGACGGACTGTGTCAATTGCGGTGCCCATTGGGCGCGGACGTGGCCACAATGGTTCGCGACTATCGGGGCAGAAATGCGTCTGGCAAGGTCATTCGGTTGGCGGACTACGTGTCCCACCATTTTGGCGGTGTGTTGAAAACAGCGACCATGGCCTTGAACGGCATGTCGTTGGCACAACGTATCATCGGCGACAAGGCTCTCGGGAAAATGGCGACTTCGGCCCGGTCTTTATCGGGGAACAAACTTCCGCAGTGGAATCCGGCCATGCCAAAAGGCGGCAGCAAGGCCCCGGTACAAACGCGGCCCGATGCGAACAAGGACTGCGTGGTCTATTTCCCGTCGTGCGCTGTCCGATCCATGGGACCGAGCAAGGGCGATGATTCGGAACCGTTGATGGATGTGACGGTCAAGCTCTTGAAACGGGCTGGATATCAGGTCATTTTTCCCCAGAATATGTCGAAGTTGTGTTGTGGCAAGGCCATGGAAACCAAAGGCTTGGCCGAACAGGCAGACGCCATGTCCGCTGAATTGAATGTGGCGTTGCTCGAAGCGAGTCAGAATGGAAAGTTCATGGTTCTGTGTGACACAAGCCCGTGTTTGGCCCGGATGAAGAAGACCTTGGATACGCGGATGACCCTGATGGATCCCATCGAATTCGCCATGAAAAATGTGGTCAATCGATTGCATGTCACGAAGTTGCCGCGCACGGTCGCATTGCATCCGACCTGCACCACGCGAAGCATGGGGTTGGCAGATATGTTTACGGAATTGGCCTCGAAATGCGCGGAAAAGGTGATTGTGCCCAAGGGAATCAATTGCTGTGGTTTCGCTGGAGACAAAGGGTTTCATAATCCAGAGTTGAATGCAGCGGCACTGAGCGGATTGCGTGAACAGATTGTCGAATGCGATGAAGGGTATAGCGTTTCTCGGACCTGTGAAATCGGTCTGACATTGCACGGCGGCAAGAATTATCGGAATATTCTGTATCTTGTCGAGGAAGCGACCCGATAA
- a CDS encoding FeoA family protein → MSMHRTLQSVVPGETTLVVAIDAGMRARTRLESLGLIPGASVEVFNNGRGPLIVSVGEGRIIVERGIADKVLVA, encoded by the coding sequence ATGTCGATGCATCGAACACTCCAATCAGTTGTTCCGGGGGAAACCACGCTTGTGGTCGCTATTGACGCTGGAATGCGTGCCAGAACACGGCTTGAGTCTCTTGGCCTTATTCCCGGTGCCAGCGTGGAGGTTTTTAACAATGGCCGTGGCCCACTGATTGTTTCTGTGGGGGAAGGGCGCATCATTGTTGAACGGGGTATTGCCGACAAAGTCCTTGTGGCCTGA
- a CDS encoding transcriptional repressor, whose translation MQEALKSFKEYLTGNSLKLTQQRLLIFKVFMSNDNPISPEGLLTKVQDLDETVSRSTVYRTIKHLHNAGIARCIHHSDGTTLYESMGDQCCQMICERCGRSIPIKNPYFECIQQETARQQGFTLFRYHTVLYGLCNECKGKMCLDLTPTEDDTE comes from the coding sequence ATGCAGGAAGCACTCAAATCATTCAAGGAATATCTGACAGGGAACAGTCTGAAACTCACGCAACAGCGGCTGCTCATCTTCAAGGTTTTCATGAGCAACGACAATCCGATAAGCCCCGAGGGATTGTTGACAAAAGTGCAGGACCTTGACGAGACGGTCAGTCGATCCACGGTCTACCGAACCATCAAGCACCTGCACAACGCAGGAATAGCCCGTTGTATTCACCACAGTGACGGGACAACACTGTACGAATCAATGGGAGACCAATGTTGCCAGATGATCTGCGAACGCTGCGGTCGATCCATCCCTATCAAAAACCCCTATTTTGAGTGCATTCAACAGGAAACAGCCCGCCAACAAGGGTTCACGCTCTTTCGATATCACACTGTCCTGTATGGATTGTGCAACGAGTGCAAAGGGAAAATGTGTCTGGATTTGACGCCAACCGAAGACGATACCGAGTAA
- a CDS encoding acetate--CoA ligase family protein, which translates to MMNRVDFDALAARFTQAHEEGRGFLYEYEVYDFLSHLGAETPPKCSLILKGMQPSDEEIMAIPGDRAVLKIVSPTILHKTEVGGVRVVEKEPNKVRSAIRRMLYEVPENFAVWIEHNQQAAPDVYKGLVGEALVAAIRNDLKGVLHVQFMPPDSSAFGNELIVGLRRTREFGTVISAGLGGTDTELYAERFRKGQAIVAASVEMTDGQEFFELFKKTISYRKLAGLTRGQRRIVTDEQLIECFNAFILAARYFSPANPDAPFVIDELEINPFAFTDYLMVPLDGLCKFSLPGAQPVARPVEKIKAITNPKTIGIIGVSSTRMNFGRIIMNSILDAGYDAKKVYAIKPGSDEVDGVRCVPDLKSLPEPLDLFIVAVGAPQVPDLVDEILEANNVNAVMLIPGGMGETEESKDRAVELAEKINGAHASGTGPVFLGGNCMGVISHPGQYDSWFVPESKLPKSSGKTYKRAAFISQSGAFMVTRMAQCPEIEPAYLISMGNQNDLTLGDMANYFKKSDDVDVIAIYAEGFKNLDGLAFCKAIRDAVLAGKDVVFYKAGRTQEGKKATAGHTASLAGDYMVCESCVRQAGAIVARNFAEFENLIMLAQRLNRKVVRGNRLGAISSAGFETVGMADSIHSDDFDMQLATLSEKTTEILNEVIVRKRLDKLVNVHNPLDINPSADDEVHAIAARALCDDPGVDAVALSLLPMAPAMFPALDNLDKLDTEGTIIPLLKKLSQETETPLVCCVNAGSYYDKLIETIGEADIPVFRSADSAVSALSQYIEGRLNAARIRASSEL; encoded by the coding sequence ATGATGAACCGAGTTGATTTTGACGCCCTGGCCGCACGATTTACGCAGGCCCACGAAGAGGGCCGTGGATTTTTGTACGAGTATGAAGTGTATGATTTCCTATCGCACCTTGGCGCGGAAACTCCGCCAAAATGCTCGCTGATTCTGAAAGGGATGCAGCCTTCTGACGAAGAAATCATGGCCATTCCCGGTGATCGCGCTGTTTTGAAGATCGTTTCACCGACCATTTTGCACAAAACTGAAGTCGGCGGCGTGCGTGTTGTTGAGAAGGAACCCAACAAGGTCCGTTCCGCCATTCGTCGAATGTTGTACGAAGTTCCGGAAAATTTTGCGGTGTGGATTGAACACAACCAGCAGGCCGCACCGGATGTGTACAAGGGATTGGTCGGGGAAGCTCTGGTTGCCGCCATTCGGAATGACCTCAAAGGTGTCTTGCATGTACAATTCATGCCACCGGATTCCAGTGCGTTCGGCAATGAATTGATTGTCGGATTGCGTCGAACTCGCGAATTCGGAACGGTTATCAGTGCCGGTCTTGGTGGAACGGATACGGAATTGTACGCCGAACGATTCAGGAAAGGGCAGGCAATTGTCGCCGCTTCAGTGGAAATGACTGACGGTCAGGAGTTTTTCGAGCTGTTTAAGAAAACAATTTCTTATCGAAAACTGGCTGGTTTGACTCGTGGACAGCGTCGAATCGTGACCGACGAGCAGTTGATTGAGTGCTTCAACGCCTTTATTTTGGCCGCCCGGTACTTCTCTCCTGCCAACCCGGATGCGCCATTTGTGATCGACGAATTGGAAATCAATCCGTTCGCGTTTACTGATTATCTCATGGTGCCGTTGGATGGTCTGTGCAAATTTTCGTTGCCCGGCGCACAGCCTGTTGCCCGGCCCGTCGAAAAGATCAAGGCCATCACAAATCCGAAAACTATCGGTATCATCGGCGTTTCATCCACTCGCATGAACTTTGGTCGCATCATCATGAACAGCATTTTAGATGCCGGTTATGATGCCAAGAAAGTGTATGCCATCAAACCCGGCAGTGATGAAGTGGATGGCGTGCGGTGCGTTCCTGATCTGAAGTCGCTGCCTGAACCTTTGGATTTATTTATTGTGGCAGTCGGTGCCCCGCAGGTTCCAGACCTGGTTGATGAGATTCTGGAAGCCAACAATGTCAACGCTGTCATGCTGATTCCCGGCGGTATGGGCGAGACAGAAGAGAGCAAGGACCGTGCGGTCGAATTGGCGGAAAAGATCAATGGAGCACATGCTTCCGGCACAGGGCCGGTCTTTTTGGGTGGCAATTGCATGGGCGTTATCTCGCATCCCGGGCAGTATGATTCCTGGTTTGTTCCTGAAAGCAAGCTGCCAAAAAGTTCTGGGAAAACGTATAAGCGCGCTGCTTTCATTTCACAATCAGGTGCGTTTATGGTCACTCGCATGGCCCAATGTCCGGAAATTGAGCCAGCATATTTGATTTCCATGGGCAATCAAAACGATTTGACGCTTGGTGATATGGCGAACTATTTCAAGAAGAGTGATGATGTGGATGTCATTGCCATTTATGCGGAAGGGTTCAAGAATCTTGACGGACTGGCATTTTGTAAAGCCATTCGGGACGCTGTTTTGGCCGGAAAGGACGTTGTTTTCTACAAGGCCGGACGCACGCAGGAAGGCAAGAAAGCGACTGCCGGACATACCGCTTCTTTGGCTGGTGATTACATGGTCTGCGAATCATGCGTCCGTCAGGCCGGAGCTATCGTGGCCCGGAATTTCGCGGAATTCGAAAATCTCATCATGCTTGCACAGCGGCTGAACAGAAAAGTCGTCCGTGGGAACCGTCTTGGCGCGATTTCCTCTGCGGGTTTTGAAACGGTTGGCATGGCTGATTCCATCCATTCAGATGATTTTGATATGCAGTTGGCAACATTGAGTGAGAAGACAACGGAAATACTCAATGAAGTCATTGTCAGGAAACGCCTTGATAAATTGGTGAACGTCCATAATCCTCTTGATATTAACCCCAGTGCGGATGATGAAGTCCATGCTATCGCGGCGCGTGCATTGTGCGACGATCCCGGTGTGGACGCCGTTGCACTGAGCCTTTTGCCCATGGCTCCGGCCATGTTCCCGGCATTGGACAATCTTGACAAGCTCGATACCGAAGGGACCATCATTCCGTTGTTGAAGAAATTGTCGCAGGAAACCGAAACGCCGCTGGTGTGCTGCGTCAATGCCGGATCGTATTACGACAAACTCATTGAGACCATCGGTGAAGCTGACATCCCGGTTTTCAGATCGGCTGACAGTGCTGTGTCCGCATTGAGTCAATATATTGAAGGCCGTTTGAACGCCGCCCGGATTCGGGCCAGTTCGGAATTGTAA
- a CDS encoding 2-oxoacid:acceptor oxidoreductase family protein produces the protein MSLVKKMCTDKDNESVVAQGNIAFAAGCVRAGIHAADGYPGTPSTEVIDKGLSQVQDMITVGWSLNEATAVGSGVGHTLAGSDCVVTMKIPGLFQAADPVSSSACYTLERGSLVYYIASDYTPSSTQHLIDPRHFLKSCFIPIFEPRNHQELHEAAKIAADLGRRFSSPVAIIASGVLCHSEGLVQLMEKETRERANVPDISKFMTLPGAARANYDKVVTERVPAMMEYVEKSSLNTRKKGSGKIGIITHGVNELFIEEVQADFDVELDVLSLGITYPLPMERIREFYESIDGDVYIFEDGQRYLQDQLEAAGLKVIGKTVNDPCTEWTPVRIAERLGHAIETPFTSSVATVARPPMICPGCPYRLFGEMVGKMRQKGTLEACFGDIGCNTLLHFMKAMDTALAMGGSEAKRMGYVLSKPESSTKCLSILGDGTECHSGLDATRNSIFRNVPGVKVILDNRWTAMTGGQPSPNSPVNLAGDANVFSLEEVLKAEGAQVTTVSGYDRKGLQKTLKAALANSEDGRLNTILVQGTCIRKVPKDQFGGQMVVNADICKRCGMCQICPGIEADEDGLPFFNNQCSTCGGQSPACGQMCPVDAISMIRPDKKKTEKKAAIAPAPESIKLPSVDAGSFPERLALAIRGVGGQGNLFFGRVMTQLANLAGYGDTNIVKGETHGMAQLGGPVISTFACGKVSSPIYMPGTADCVVSMERSEVLRPGFPDMLRKGGTVILAKTEVHPAKMAKDSYPKADDIRSALADYTVVEVDVLKAALDLGDASGRSANVVMIGVLSTIAPFDTFPEELWLQALKNVSPKPAIWAANYAAFNAGRSLSK, from the coding sequence ATGAGTCTTGTGAAGAAAATGTGTACAGACAAAGACAACGAATCTGTTGTCGCACAGGGAAACATCGCTTTTGCTGCGGGCTGTGTTCGGGCGGGTATTCATGCTGCTGACGGATACCCCGGAACACCGAGTACCGAAGTGATCGACAAGGGATTGTCCCAGGTTCAAGATATGATTACGGTTGGTTGGTCACTCAATGAGGCCACCGCTGTCGGTTCTGGTGTTGGTCATACCCTGGCAGGCAGTGACTGTGTCGTGACCATGAAGATCCCCGGATTGTTTCAGGCCGCTGACCCGGTCAGTTCGTCGGCCTGTTACACGTTGGAACGTGGTTCCCTCGTGTATTACATTGCCAGTGATTACACGCCCAGTTCCACCCAACATTTGATTGATCCCCGGCATTTTCTGAAAAGTTGTTTCATCCCCATTTTTGAGCCGCGTAACCATCAGGAACTTCACGAAGCTGCAAAGATCGCCGCTGATTTGGGTCGTCGATTCTCTTCCCCCGTGGCTATCATCGCTTCCGGCGTGTTGTGTCATTCCGAGGGATTGGTCCAACTCATGGAGAAGGAAACCCGCGAACGGGCCAATGTCCCTGACATCAGCAAGTTCATGACCTTGCCCGGTGCTGCTCGTGCCAATTATGACAAGGTCGTGACCGAACGGGTTCCTGCCATGATGGAGTATGTCGAGAAATCGTCATTAAACACCCGGAAGAAGGGCAGTGGCAAGATCGGTATCATTACCCACGGTGTCAACGAGTTGTTTATCGAGGAAGTACAGGCTGATTTTGATGTCGAGCTGGATGTGCTCTCTCTGGGTATCACGTATCCGTTGCCCATGGAACGTATTCGCGAATTCTATGAAAGCATTGATGGTGACGTTTATATCTTTGAAGACGGCCAACGGTACTTGCAAGATCAATTGGAAGCTGCGGGACTGAAAGTCATTGGCAAGACGGTGAATGATCCGTGTACCGAATGGACTCCGGTCCGCATTGCCGAAAGGTTGGGACACGCCATTGAAACGCCCTTTACGTCTTCGGTTGCCACGGTTGCCCGTCCGCCAATGATTTGTCCGGGGTGTCCATATCGTCTGTTTGGCGAAATGGTCGGCAAGATGCGTCAAAAGGGCACGTTGGAAGCCTGTTTCGGTGACATCGGGTGTAACACCCTGCTGCATTTCATGAAGGCTATGGATACCGCGCTGGCAATGGGTGGCAGTGAAGCCAAGCGGATGGGATATGTCTTGTCCAAACCGGAATCATCCACCAAATGCCTGTCCATTTTAGGTGATGGAACTGAATGTCACAGCGGACTCGACGCCACCCGGAATTCCATTTTCCGCAATGTGCCGGGCGTGAAGGTTATTTTGGATAACCGTTGGACCGCCATGACGGGTGGCCAGCCGTCCCCCAACTCGCCGGTCAACCTCGCCGGTGACGCCAATGTCTTCAGCCTGGAAGAGGTCTTGAAGGCCGAGGGTGCTCAGGTCACGACCGTGAGTGGCTATGATCGCAAGGGATTGCAAAAGACGCTGAAGGCTGCTTTGGCAAACAGTGAAGATGGGCGTCTGAATACCATTCTGGTTCAGGGTACCTGTATTCGCAAGGTCCCCAAGGATCAGTTCGGTGGCCAGATGGTTGTCAATGCAGACATCTGCAAGCGGTGTGGAATGTGCCAGATCTGTCCGGGTATCGAAGCGGATGAAGACGGACTGCCTTTCTTCAACAACCAGTGTTCGACCTGTGGTGGACAGTCTCCTGCCTGCGGCCAGATGTGCCCGGTAGACGCCATTTCAATGATTCGTCCCGACAAAAAGAAAACCGAGAAAAAAGCTGCGATTGCACCGGCTCCCGAGAGCATCAAACTGCCGTCTGTTGACGCTGGTAGCTTCCCGGAACGATTGGCTTTGGCTATTCGCGGCGTTGGCGGACAGGGCAACCTGTTCTTTGGCAGAGTCATGACGCAGTTGGCCAATCTGGCCGGATATGGTGATACCAATATTGTCAAGGGTGAGACCCATGGTATGGCCCAGCTTGGTGGTCCTGTTATCAGTACCTTTGCCTGCGGTAAGGTGAGCAGCCCCATTTACATGCCTGGCACCGCCGATTGCGTGGTCAGCATGGAACGGAGTGAAGTCTTGCGGCCCGGTTTCCCGGATATGCTGCGCAAAGGCGGCACGGTCATCCTTGCGAAAACCGAAGTCCATCCGGCTAAAATGGCCAAGGATAGCTATCCGAAAGCCGATGATATTCGGTCGGCTTTGGCTGATTACACCGTTGTCGAAGTGGATGTTCTCAAGGCTGCGTTGGATCTTGGTGACGCGTCTGGCCGCAGTGCCAATGTCGTCATGATTGGCGTCCTGAGTACCATTGCTCCTTTTGATACCTTCCCCGAAGAATTGTGGCTCCAGGCTTTGAAAAACGTCAGCCCGAAACCGGCAATCTGGGCTGCGAACTATGCCGCATTCAATGCCGGTCGTTCTTTAAGCAAGTAG
- a CDS encoding ferrous iron transport protein A, with product MTLDELKPGISCVMKDLTAEGALCQRLMDLGFFPGAEIEVVRNAPLVDPVELQLDGYHVSIRHNEARVIEVEA from the coding sequence ATGACTCTTGATGAACTCAAACCCGGAATCAGTTGTGTCATGAAAGATCTGACGGCTGAAGGGGCATTGTGTCAACGGTTGATGGACTTGGGTTTTTTCCCTGGTGCCGAGATTGAGGTTGTCCGTAACGCACCCTTGGTTGATCCTGTCGAATTGCAGCTCGACGGATACCATGTTTCCATTCGGCACAACGAAGCCAGGGTGATCGAGGTGGAAGCGTAA